The following is a genomic window from Tripterygium wilfordii isolate XIE 37 chromosome 19, ASM1340144v1, whole genome shotgun sequence.
AACTTTTCTTCTGAACGAACCTCGCCGAAACAGGTGGTCTCGAGATGTATTTCTCCTTTTCAATCAACGCTTCACCGGAATCACTCCTTTCCAGTGGTCGCAACACCGCCGTATAATAAGCACCGTCCATTTCCAACAACCTCgcgtcctcctcctcctcctccatcacTCTTCCATCTTGCACCGTCTGATCAGTCACCGGTAGGTACTCTGCTGGAATATCTAGAGAACCAACATCCTCTTCTGGCAGTGGCTGAGGGAGAATCTCTGGCGACGGTGCAGAGACGTCTTCCAGATTTGGGTGTTGGCGGTGCTGTTGGAGCTTGGATGTTGCGACAATGGAGATGATGATAAAGTTGATAACTAGGTACAGATATGGCGGCTGTAGCCATGATATCACAGAGCCATATATTAGAGGGAGTCCAGTGACTGCAAAATCAGATATTAACGGCGTCGATTGCTTCAAAATCACAGCAATTGAGAAGACTCCAGTGCAGATAACAACGAGTTTCGTCGATAACAGTAGGTTCGCAAAAGGAATCGCCATTTTCGTTGGAGcatgagaagaagaaagaagacggAGGCATTTATAAGTAGAGGGAGGGGAAGATTTATTCAGATGGTGATGCAATGGTGGGGGCAGTGGTTGTGGCCGTTTCAAGGAGATTTGGTGGGTGGGACCCAATAGCGAATTGGAACTGGAGTGTTGACACGCTGGATGGCGGTGATAAGTGGAGGCGAGATACGTTGACACGTAATGGTCTATTATTACGAGACGTATTGGCGGTAAGTTTTCTTTCGTACTTATCATGACTGGTGCAGTGGCAATTTTTCTTTGGCTTAGTATGGCAATAAAAGCTTTTGATtagcagaagaaaaaaaaaacacacacacgcacaaTTATGCAATATATGTGCATGTCTTCAACTAATTTACAAGCGATTATGAACTAATGAGAGTTGGCTTGATTGACAATTGATtgggttaggtatatgtgtgcTCAAGATTCTATTCGAACCACAAACGTAATTCTCtgtgatatttttaaaaataaaataaaaaatgcaagcGATTATgtatgataataccaaaataactTCCACTAATACCTTGACATGTGGCATATATGACCAAGCTCTCCTATTCGGAAGTCTCTTTGACCATGGACAAAAGTAGAGCCAATGACACCAATCTATAAGTATACATCCGAGAGCGATGCCCCTTTGACATAATATTGAGCATCGCTCCTCGTTAACCCATGGTGAACAAAACACATGAAAACCGAGTCCCAAGAAGATACCAACTCTCCTTAAGGAATGAATCAAGATATGATTCACCTTTTGTAAATCCATCTAagattagagagagaaaattactTCTACCAAAACTAGAAATTTATCCAACTCATATAAAGAGAATCCCCATTATAGGTAAATGATTTGAACTCCTGCATTTGACTTATTACTAGAGAGTTCCGAACATCAAGCACACCTAGTTGATAGCTTTCTGACTTGAGTGTCAGAGAGGTCCCTCCGAATTAGCACACCCTTGGAGGCCCCCTTAGTTTACGTGTTCTCTTGTGCAGGCCATTCTTAGTGATACCGAAGACAACATCTGACGTCACTCTACCGGGTGATACGTCATCAAGACCAAAAACAGTTTTGAAGGTGATCAATTTATGTTTACTAATTCATGTATCTGTCCAAGTACTAAACCTACCGACTGGAATGGACCTATTAAAAACGTGGTTAGCTTGATATTTGCCGGACTCAATTTCTATATATCTTGGTGACAATAAAAACTGACGTAATGTAGGGGAATTGTTAGGCAAAACGTTGAAAATGAGTAGCTTATATAAGGTTCTAAGTTGTAACAAAGAAATATCAACTAGTCAAGCACGCAATGAGTAGCATACAAGGTTTTCAAGTGAAGACGGTGAACAAGTAGTGAGAAAAGCCAATACATTGTCCTTAAGTTTGAATGTGATTTACAATGTTCGGCTACAATTTGATTCAAGATTTGGACACATTAGGCAATTATACATACAAAGTCAATTAATCATTTTTAAGTGACATATTTTAAGCAGGTGTACGGTGGGGAAGCTTTTGACGGCTAGCCAATAGTGTGTCTGGTTTTGCAAGCATGGATTGGAAATGTGAAGAAGTACACAATTACAAGAAGTCATTGACCATAGACGATTATGCTGATTGTGGCTTTGGTTTTACGCTCTTACTTTGGTGGCCGCATAATGCCTTTTGAGGAGCTAATCACACTAAACTGTCTGAAATTTATGGACCCAAGATGACTTAAAAACACTAGTGAACAGTAAGTCATGACAATTACTTGCGAGCCAATTTCAATCAGGCTTTGCTACGTTAATTTTCTTTACTCCTAACAAATTAGCTTTCGTCTCAACCACAAATATTAGTAACCGAGCTTCGCGCAACTCAACATGCCCTTTGAATAGCTGAGGGAGAGCAAATCTTGAATTGAACCCTTTGAATAATTGAGTGAGTGTAAATATCAAATTGAGAAAAAGACTACAAATTAATTTGAACTCCTGACCTTGAAAATTAAAACCTAGGGATATAATCAACTTAACTATTTCTTCTTCCGACTTTAATAGATGCGGCACCGACTACAGATTAGTGGCGGCTGCCCATTGGCACTACCCTCCAAATGGACTATATGTAAGGGGCATTCCTCGAAATCAATATGTGGTCGGCTTTGATTCTTCAAAAAAGTAGGACCAGATGACTTTTGATTGGCTATAAGATTGACGCATCACTGATGTGCAATATGCTCTACTTCTCTTGAGATGAAAATCGACAGAAGAAACTAGAATAAGGGACAATGAACCCAACAATTCCTAACCAATCTTCTTATTCTTCCATCTACTATTACAAATGAACCATCCATCACCCAGCCCAACACAAAGGAAAAACTGAAACTGCTCTTCATATTTGTTTACAGCCCCCAACACATGAAAAGAAACTTCCAAATGCTATTTTCATGTGACAAATATTTTGGCATTGTATGATGAAAGCCAGTATTACCAATGACAAGGCCATCTCAGTGCTTTGTAAAGAAATCTTGTGTCAAAGAGGAAAAATCATAATCCTTCGCTGACTGTGATGGGGATGATGCTGACGACGCTGATTGAGTTGCATTGACTGCATTATTCCCCACACCATTACTTTGTGTCACTTGGCCCATAGAATAAAGGCTGCACAGACGAGATTCACGACATATCAATTCACAGTGCACATGGAGGTTTTTGTTATCTGCTCAGATTCTTGGTTCATAATACAACAAAATGGGATCAACTCATCAACACATTAATGTTGGCCCCATAGAAACCCTATACAAACTTGGAAGAACTCAAAAGCAGACTCTATCTTCAGTTCTTTTAACTAGACAGATAACGGAGTATAAAACTCAACGAGAAAGagcaaaacattaaaaaatacACCTTAAGTATACTATAGATAACATTCTGAAGAAAGCATACTGTAGAGGTAACACACAACTCCGTAGTCTCagaaacttcaaaaatttacaTAAAAACTAGCCAATGGGTTCAATACTTCCATGCAGCAGCTTATTGTTCCATGTAGCTAAGCTCCAAAatatatagagaaaaaaaaacaggtgTTTACACGACTCTACCACCCAGTCAATACTGTTCCACTTAATCCCTATTTCATGGCCACATGTCTTTCCGCCTAATTTGCTAGAATACTCGTGAATAACTATTCTTCAGACTGTGACCCATTTCTTTGGTATCTACTGCACCAGCAACTCAAGTCTTACCAGCAAAATATATGACATAGGTGGTGGAATAATTTGTGTTAAAAGAACAACTCTAATGCACAGTTAACAAATTGAGACCATGAAGTGtcctgaaaaaagaaaattggcaGACTAGCATTGGTTATTTGTATGAGACACATACACTATGTATTTGATTCATGGATGCTGGAAGTTGACAAAGAATCACAAGATATAAAACTCAACGAGAAAGTCCTAAAGTATACTATAGATAAACATCTTGAAGAAAGCATACTGTAGAGGTAAATTTATTCACACAACTCCGTAGTCTCAGAAACTTTGAATTTTTTCATACAAAACTGGCCAATGGTTTCAATTCTTCAATGTTTCAGCAGTAGCTATTGTTCCCTGTAGCTAAgatccaaaaacaaaacaaaacaaaaaaaaagaagggttttGAAATGACTCTACCACACAGTCAATTATGTTCCACTTAATCCCTACTTCATGGCCACATATCTCTACGCCTAATTTGCTAGAACACTCCTGAATAATTAAATTCGGACTGTGCCATACTTCTTTGGTTTCTACTGCACCAGCAACTCAGTCTTACCagcaaaatataatttttgttaaaagaACAACTCTAATGTGCGGTTAAAAAATGAGACCATGATATGTCCTGAAAAGAGAAGATTGGAAGACTAGCATAGGTTATTTGTATGAGATGCACATAAACTAGGTATTTGATTCACGCAGGCAGTTGACAAGGAAACACTAGATATTACTACAGCTTCAGATACGCCTGCTGCTATACACGTGGATAGGAAGGTACCTGGACGTTGGAAATTGGACAGAAGCCCCCGTCGGATATGCCTGTCCCATGTTGCTTGCCTAACTCGAAGATCAGTTAATTACCAATGTGACGAATTAGATAAAATAATCAAGCAGTACTAAGGATAGATGAAGTTGTATTTTTCACTCTACCTGCATAAGTTTCTGAAGTTCAGCTGGTCCACCTACCGGCATCATCATTCCTGGAATTTGGTGGCCAATGTTTGGCCAGATTTGAGTGGGCATATTGACACCGTTGGACGTAGGTTGTTGGATTTTTCCAGAGAGTTTTGAGTCCCCACCAGCAGATTTTGCTGCAGCAGCCATGAGAAGGGACTGTTGCTGTGCGAGCATAGCAAGTTGTTGTTGATGTAGGGAAAATGGTGACACCATATTTGACTGTAAAATGTCCAAATTGTTATGTCAGGCAATGCATATATGAACTCCAACTGATATAAAGACAAAAGTGCAAGACTTCCAGAACAAGTGACCTAAGTTGGTTCTTTGAAACTTACTGTATATTTAAATGAAATCAATCCCATTCTAATGTAATAGCGaacattgaaaattttcaatgcaAACACAagaataaaattgaaactttaaAATTCCGcatatatttaaattgattccATCCCACTTGGATCAGCACCACTCCAGCAAGCGAATaattacatcaacaatttttttttgaataatccATTCCTAAAAAATGACAGGCGAACGTGTGGTCGGTGTTAGAGTTGCATGGTTGCAACCTAGATATCACATGTTCAACTCTAGGAAATagcctcttcacatattatgtgggggtaaaggCTACGTGCATATTGTCTTTCCCCAACCCTGTCCATTGCGGGAGCCTTAATTTGCTCCTAAATCAGTTCCTAAAATGCAATAAATTGCTCCTAAATCACATACCTTCTCAAAAAGACTCATAATATCATTTTTCACATCTTTTTGGGGCTTATCCGCAACTCGCGTGGTTGTAAATAATGGTGTATCTTTAAATAGATCCTCAATTGCAGATGTCGACTGGGTATTATTCTCAACTACTTTTGCTGGACTAGCTTTTACAGTTGTCGATGCATCTTCAGCAGGTGCAGCTGCAGCTGCAATTTGTTCACAAAGAGCATAAACATGCATCAAAATTCAAGACTATACAAGTATAGCTACACATTGCACTGGTTGCAACAAAGGAAGAATTTCAACAGAATTagtatatttttaaaaagaacaaaaagacaAAGCCAAAATGTCTTTGTTTATCCTAATACGTTGATATCAaagagagaagtaaaagataTACACTGAAAGCCTGCCCAAGAATTATCCTCAGTTGGAGCAGCCTCTGAGCCATTTTCACTAGGACCGTCAAAGGAAAGCATGTTGAAAAGGTCGGCAGCTAAGTCAACTTTAGGGGGAGAAGCAGCAGGAGCAGCATCTGCAGCCTTCTTTGTTGCTTCGGCTGGAGCCACTAGTGAATCTGTTGT
Proteins encoded in this region:
- the LOC119986051 gene encoding ADP-ribosylation factor GTPase-activating protein AGD5-like isoform X3 — translated: MNEKANVSKELNARHRKILEGLLKLPENRECADCKSKGPRWASVNLGIFICMQCSGIHRSLGVHISKVRSATLDTWLPEQVAFIQSMGNEKSNSYWEAELPTNYDRVGIENFIRAKYEEKRWVPKDKTPNSLPRGQEERASVHLQRPAERSEHGFASNPENTCEERKNLQTPNVKDSVPATRIRMPAPPRGPNQVTSVSKPQEASQTTDSLVAPAEATKKAADAAPAASPPKVDLAADLFNMLSFDGPSENGSEAAPTEDNSWAGFQSAAAPAEDASTTVKASPAKVVENNTQSTSAIEDLFKDTPLFTTTRVADKPQKDVKNDIMSLFEKSNMVSPFSLHQQQLAMLAQQQSLLMAAAAKSAGGDSKLSGKIQQPTSNGVNMPTQIWPNIGHQIPGMMMPVGGPAELQKLMQASNMGQAYPTGASVQFPTSS
- the LOC119986051 gene encoding ADP-ribosylation factor GTPase-activating protein AGD5-like isoform X1 — encoded protein: MNEKANVSKELNARHRKILEGLLKLPENRECADCKSKGPRWASVNLGIFICMQCSGIHRSLGVHISKVRSATLDTWLPEQVAFIQSMGNEKSNSYWEAELPTNYDRVGIENFIRAKYEEKRWVPKDKTPNSLPRGQEERASVHLQRPAERSEHGFASNPENTCEERKNLQTPNVKDSVPATRIRMPAPPRGPNQVTSVSKPQEASQTTDSLVAPAEATKKAADAAPAASPPKVDLAADLFNMLSFDGPSENGSEAAPTEDNSWAGFQSAAAPAEDASTTVKASPAKVVENNTQSTSAIEDLFKDTPLFTTTRVADKPQKDVKNDIMSLFEKSNMVSPFSLHQQQLAMLAQQQSLLMAAAAKSAGGDSKLSGKIQQPTSNGVNMPTQIWPNIGHQIPGMMMPVGGPAELQKLMQASNMGQAYPTGASVQFPTSSLYSMGQVTQSNGVGNNAVNATQSASSASSPSQSAKDYDFSSLTQDFFTKH
- the LOC119986051 gene encoding ADP-ribosylation factor GTPase-activating protein AGD5-like isoform X2: MNEKANVSKELNARHRKILEGLLKLPENRECADCKSKGPRWASVNLGIFICMQCSGIHRSLGVHISKVRSATLDTWLPEQVAFIQSMGNEKSNSYWEAELPTNYDRVGIENFIRAKYEEKRWVPKDKTPNSLPRGQEERASVHLQRPAERSEHGFASNPENTCEERKNLQTPNVKDSVPATRIRMPAPPRGPNQVTSVSKPQEASQTTDSLVAPAEATKKAADAAPAASPPKVDLAADLFNMLSFDGPSENGSEAAPTEDNSWAGFQSAAAPAEDASTTVKASPAKVVENNTQSTSAIEDLFKDTPLFTTTRVADKPQKDVKNDIMSLFEKSNMVSPFSLHQQQLAMLAQQQSLLMAAAAKSAGGDSKLSGKIQQPTSNGVNMPTQIWPNIGHQIPGMMMPVGGPAELQKLMQASNMGQAYPTGASVQFPTSRTLHGLNLLTVH
- the LOC119985930 gene encoding uncharacterized protein LOC119985930 gives rise to the protein MAIPFANLLLSTKLVVICTGVFSIAVILKQSTPLISDFAVTGLPLIYGSVISWLQPPYLYLVINFIIISIVATSKLQQHRQHPNLEDVSAPSPEILPQPLPEEDVGSLDIPAEYLPVTDQTVQDGRVMEEEEEDARLLEMDGAYYTAVLRPLERSDSGEALIEKEKYISRPPVSARFVQKKSLKASTEGGKALRVWKPKRQDTLESTWRTITDGKAMPLTRHLKKSDTWDSRARAVATSSPVQPPLSKIKKSETFNDHTTTIAGEKDESLPSSSGRLRKEPSLSQDELNRRVEAFIKKFNEEMRLQRQKSLDQYKQMFGVTG